The Lepidochelys kempii isolate rLepKem1 chromosome 5, rLepKem1.hap2, whole genome shotgun sequence genome window below encodes:
- the LOC140912134 gene encoding perilipin-3-like — protein MICRWKHLTEVADSAETGVLGTSHSTMSAKENEPQVETQAEEQQTAGDRVAGLPLVSSACEMASASYAATKETHPGIKGVCEVVETGERAITSAAINGARPILAQLEPQLTAANEYACRGLDRLEEQLPILQQPIEKVALDAQDLVGAKDAVCSTVTEAKDAVTSRVSVAQGAVQESVEVTKSTVTSSMSTVMGSSMGQMAASVIDAALGKSEQLMDCYLPMTEEELAELATTPLEGSGEAPAEQRSYYVRLGSLSSTLRQRAYQHALGKMRQARQRTLEALSQLQQIIDLISHAKQAVDQKLHNGQDRLYQMWLQYCRGKLEGQEDPDSAKQVEAQALATSQTLTQQLKTTCLTLLGSIQGLPSTIQDKAQQVSSSIQELQASFSSAGCFQDLSSSALARSREMVTKAQESLDELLEYVTQNIPLDWIVGPFTPAGDSPPCPVELVEEGKKVEA, from the exons ATGATCTGCAGGTGGAAACACTTGACTGAGGTGGCTGATTCAGCTGAGACTGGAGTGCTGG GGACATCTCACTCCACCATGTCTGCTAAGGAAAATGAACCACAGGTGGAGACCCAGGCAGAGGAGCAACAG acTGCAGGGGACAGGGTGGCTGGCCTGCCCTTGGTCAGCTCTGCCTGTGAGATGGCCTCTGCCAGCTACGCTGCCACCAAAGAGACCCACCCAGGCATCAAAGGGGTCTGTGAGGTGGTAGAGACTGGGGAGAGGGCCATCACCTCTGCTGCTATCAACGGGGCACGGCCCATCCTGGCCCAGCTGGAGCCACAGC TTACAGCAGCCAATGAATATGCCTGTCGGGGTCTGGACAGACTGGAGGAGCAGCTGCCCATCCTGCAGCAGCCGATTGAGAAG GTGGCTTTGGATGCCCAAGACCTGGTGGGTGCCAAGGATGCAGTCTGCAGCACGGTCACTGAGGCCAAGGATGCAGTGACCAGCAGGGTGAGTGTGGCCCAAGGGGCTGTCCAGGAGAGCGTGGAGGTGACCAAATCCACCGTGACCAGCAGCATGAGCACAGTGATGGGCTCCAGCATGGGGCAGATGGCTGCGAGTGTCATAGATGCAGCATTGGGGAAATCTGAGCAGCTGATGGACTGCTACCTCCCCATGACAGAGGAGGAGCTCG CTGAGCTTGCCACAACTCCCCTGGAGGGGTCTGGAGAGGCTCCCGCAGAGCAGCGGAGTTACTATGTGCGTCTGGGTTCCCTGTCGAGCACGCTGCGCCAGCGAGCCTACCAGCACGCCCTGGGCAAGATGAGACAAGCCAGGCAGCGCACCCTGGAGgccctctcccagctccagcaaaTCATTGACCTG ATCAGCCATGCCAAGCAGGCCGTAGATCAGAAGCTTCACAATGGCCAGGACCGTCTGTACCAGATGTGGCTCCAGTACTGCAGGGGGAAGTTGGAAGGGCAGGAGGATCCTGACTCCGCAAAG cAGGTTGAAGCTCAGGCTCTAGCCACATCCCAGACCCTCACCCAGCAACTGAAAACCACCTGCCTTACTCTCCTGGGCAGCATCCAGGGCCTTCCCAGCACTATCCAGGACAAGGCCCAGCAGGTCTCGAGCAGTATACAAGAGCTCCAGGCCTCCTTCTCCAGTGCCGGCTGTTTCCAGGATCTGTCCAGCAGTGCCCTGGCCCGGAGTCGGGAGATGGTGACCAAGGCCCAGGAGTCCCTGGATGAGCTGCTGGAATACGTGACGCAGAACATTCCCCTGGACTGGATCGTGGGACCCTTCACTCCTGCTGGAGACTCTCCACCGTGTCCTGTTGagctggtggaggaaggaaagaaggtgGAGGCCTGA
- the LOC140912135 gene encoding perilipin-3-like has translation MICRWKHLTEVADSAETGVLGTSHSTMSAKENEPQVEIQAKEQQTAGDRVAGLPLVSSTCEMASASYAATKETHPAIKGVCEVVETGVRAITSAAITGAQPILDQLEPQLAAANEYACRGLDRLEEQLPILQQPIEKVALDAQKLVRATMVGAKDAVCSPVTEAKDAVTSMVGMAQGAVQESVEVTKSAVTSSMSTVMGSSLGQMAASVIDTALGKSEQLVDYYLPMTEEELAELATTPLEGPGEAPAEQRTYYVRLGSLSSTLRQRAYQHALGKMRQARQRTLEALSQLQQIIDLISHAKQAVDQKLHNGQDRLYQMWLQYCRGKLEGQEDPDSAKQVEAQALAMSQSLTQQLKTTCLTLLGSIQGLPSTIQDKAQQVSSSIQDLQASFSSAGCFQDLSSSALARSREMVTKAQKSLDELLEYVMQNIPLDWIVGPFTPVGDSPQCPDELVEEGKKVEA, from the exons ATGATCTGCAGGTGGAAACACTTGACTGAGGTGGCTGATTCAGCTGAGACTGGAGTGCTGG GGACATCTCACTCCACCATGTCTGCTAAGGAAAATGAACCACAGGTGGAGATCCAGGCAAAGGAGCAACAG ACTGCAGGGGACAGGGTGGCTGGCCTGCCCTTGGTCAGCTCTACCTGTGAGATGGCCTCTGCCAGCTACGCTGCCACCAAAGAAACCCACCCAGCCATCAAAGGGGTCTGTGAGGTAGTAGAGACTGGGGTGAGGGCCATCACCTCTGCTGCCATTACCGGGGCACAGCCCATCCTGGACCAGCTGGAGCCACAGC TTGCAGCAGCCAATGAATATGCCTGTCGGGGTCTGGACAGACTGGAGGAGCAGCTGCCCATCCTGCAGCAGCCGATTGAGAAG GTGGCTTTGGATGCCCAAAAACTCGTGCGTGCCACAATGGTGGGTGCCAAGGATGCAGTCTGCAGCCCGGTCACTGAGGCCAAGGATGCAGTGACCAGCATGGTGGGCATGGCCCAAGGGGCTGTCCAGGAGAGCGTGGAGGTGACCAAATCTGCCGTGACCAGCAGCATGAGCACAGTGATGGGCTCCTCTTTGGGGCAGATGGCTGCGAGTGTCATAGACACAGCATTGGGGAAATCTGAGCAGCTGGTGGACTACTACCTCCCCATGACAGAGGAGGAGCTCG cTGAGCTTGCCACAACTCCCCTGGAGGGGCCTGGAGAGGCTCCTGCAGAGCAGCGGACTTACTACGTCCGCCTGGGTTCCCTGTCGAGCACGCTGCGCCAGCGAGCCTACCAGCACGCCCTGGGCAAGATGAGACAAGCCAGGCAGCGCACCCTGGAGgccctctcccagctccagcaaaTCATTGACCTG ATCAGCCATGCCAAGCAGGCCGTAGATCAGAAGCTTCACAATGGCCAGGACCGTCTGTACCAGATGTGGCTCCAGTACTGCAGGGGGAAGTTGGAAGGGCAGGAGGATCCTGACTCCGCAAAG CAGGTTGAAGCTCAGGCTCTAGCCATGTCCCAGAGCCTCACCCAGCAACTGAAAACCACCTGCCTTACTCTCCTGGGCAGCATCCAAGGCCTTCCCAGCACTATCCAGGACAAGGCCCAGCAGGTCTCGAGCAGTATACAAGATCTCCAGGCCTCCTTCTCCAGTGCTGGCTGTTTCCAGGATCTGTCCAGCAGTGCCCTGGCCCGGAGTCGGGAGATGGTGACCAAGGCCCAGAAGTCCTTGGATGAGCTCCTGGAATACGTGATGCAGAACATTCCCCTGGACTGGATCGTGGGACCCTTCACTCCCGTGGGAGACTCCCCACAGTGTCCTGATGagctggtggaggaaggaaagaaggtgGAGGCCTGA